The DNA sequence agaagaaagagtggatataccttgtgaggatatgaatcatacttgtctgaaacatgctgagctccaccccatcaccattgttacaaccaagtcctactggtgtatgtgtggattatctgttttaattaactcttgaatatctacatattgattcttggttgagtgctaatcttgatgttgtgaaagtaagagatttctgagacaaaatgttgaagggcaatagagtcattgtctCTCGTaatgtttttgtattttgtttctttaagttttcgttgagtctgagtctttatttttagtttatttgctttgattttgctaagggactagcaaaagctaagtgtgggggaatttgataggagcatttttatgcgacgttttaataattatttcctcatatttttcttagttatttccttaaataaataaattttaatataatttttattttctaggtaccttggaataaatgagcTTAAATGAATAAattgagttttcctggtccaactaggaatcccagtcaacgcaggaatcctgatgaggctaggaaacctgaaggcattaggagacaacatgatgacgtgggagatattatgggagattaaatctgatttttgcatgggaaatcatggagttaatgtcaaaaatcaagagaggatcaaggataatgacgccatggagagatttaagggagaaaaggtctaaaacaagtccagattcattcctattttcactcaagagtattttggccgaaaattaagagaaaaatcagattaaatcttgggaaaatcagcaataatatatttggaaagattatggatttattttggagcattttgattggttgagtgacatggcagagctgacatggcattctgtgattggtcgaagctgtgtggcatgattggatagttatttgaggagataaatcaaaaaataatcatgcaattaattcaaaaataatctccctaaatcaaggtgttaaattggaggtttcttattggttggatgacatagcagagctgacgtggcgttctctgattggctaatgctgtgtggataaatcttgaagacttggagactaagttgccatcctcctataaataggagcattctctacacaccaacaccatcacacaacaacaccaccacaacaaacacctcttcattcaaaaaattctctccatcctctaaagcaagccacggagttcaagcaaggccgaagggagaagaaggagtcgtgacctattcctccaccatccaccattgaagacttgctttcaagcttcaaggatcacaacgaaaatcatccatcctcatcttccatccacggtgtaattcgacctctactttgtaacttttgtttgaatttcgttggttttgctttagttgacattcatgattgaacaaagttattatttctgaaatttttatgattgaatgaaaatttcagattctattattgtaattcgagagttgcttatgtgagtttgtttaattaaatttgctttatagatatcttttgtattttaatcttatgtggttcgaaacacttagggttttgatatgaatggtgctagatttaagaacatgaaatcaactttttgttttgtgtaacttgaatcgaagtagtaaaggttttggacaaaaaccgaatttaattaaagaggattgcaattaggtggactttttcatactaagttgcacacttgagttgatagcctttctatgtgtttcatgcgttaaacatgtcatgattgactagctttctagggcttgattacatgtttgatatgATTAATCTTtctgctttcacttaggttaattagcattgaaaagtaaaaaatgggaaattatttgctttcgaatatttcacatgatcaactcctttctcatgacttagatgaacaatattagggtttaatcgaatttgatcatagtttcggttttgatctttgttctctcattccattcgtgtaattatgtttttgtgttttaattgttttcttaacttagttaaTTTTCGAAATCCAATTCTAAATACCCCCCTTAATTTTGTAAATttgtttatacttgtaaatatctttgtaaatattaaagtttgttttaattttaattctttatttgtcctacattgacaggtgtaccctcaatccccggattagatcgatccctacttgcttatactactaatgatatttttagggttaaattatgcgcttgcttataGCGTATCAATAAATCTAAACCTAGAGAATAGGTAATCAAATAAAGCTAGGCTGAAATGAAAACAACATGGACAGAAACTGAGGCAAGTAacaaatagtctcaaaaattGCACCATGACTCTGAAAACCAAAAGTCCATCAGTAAACAAATTGGATTAGCAAATAATAAGTTTAACAAAGAGCACAGAACAAGTAACCACAAACATAGCATAGTCTAAGTGGgcttcatcaagaacaattaacaATGAGGACAATAGAATTTGTTTTTCATCACTTTTGAACCACATAACCGCTGGAAAAGAGACACAAACCTACTGAGCCATCGGTGGCCCACCATAAACAAAAGCCACCTTTGCCCCACTCTGATAAGCAAACTTCTTAGCTTTCTCATATATCTGCCATAGAAATTCATGGAGTCGGTGTAAACTGAAACAAAGCAAACTggggaaaaaaacaaaagaaaaaagaaaattaagaaaagATAGTACCTTGGCTCGATCTTGAGCTCTGTCAATGCCTTCGACTCTCAAAGAGGTCGATGATTCCCTGAAAATAAAATCGTCAAAGAAATTAACATTTTAGGGTTTGAAAAGTAAGATTAACAAATAGCTAGATTCCTTCAACTATACGTAATACATAAAACGACCGGACTTCTCGAAGTCAATCTAGCTAGGAATGAAATTGGCTCCTACAAGAAAATAGGAAAATCCCTCAATCAGAGTCTTTCCTCAATATTAAGATCTCAGCAACTCCCCCCACATCAGAGTCACTGAGGTAGAAACCTAACCATGAATTCTAATCAATGGTCTATCATCACTGCATTGCTCATCTTCCTGCGTCTTTATCTCCCCTCTTGCATTTCCATTGATTCCATTACTCCAAACCAAACCATCAAAGACGTTATGGAAAATAAGATTCCTTCAACTATACGTAATACAGCTGGGAATGAAATTGACTCATACAAGACAATAGGAAAATTTCAGTAGTTCAAATTATAAGTCAATCCAGCTGGGAATGAAATTGACTCAAAAAAGACAATAGGAAAATTCCTCGATCAGAGTCTTTCCTCAATATTTATAGCATTTAAGATCTCAGCTACCCCCCCCCCAATCGATCTCAGCGTCACTGAGTTATAAAACTAGAAACCCAACCATGAATTCTATTCAATGGTCTATGATCATTGCATTGCTCAtcttccttctttctctccCCTCTTGCATTTCCAATGATTCCATTACTCCAAACCAAACCATCAAAGATGGCGACGTTTTAGTCTCAAGTAGGAAACACTTTGCATTAGGGTTCTTCAGCCCTGGAAATTATGGCAAACGTTACGTTGGAGTATGGTATAACAAATTAAGTTCTAGAGCATACCATTGTTTGGGTAGCAAATAGAGACAACCCTGTCAATGATTCCTCTGGACTTCTAGTGATCGAGGCAGATGGAGGCCTTGTCATATATGGAAAGGACAGAAAACTCCCCCTTTGGTCAGCTAATGTTactctctcttcttcaaaaAACTCCATGGCCAAGCTGTTGGATACAGGTAACTTCGTTTTGTTTGAGAATGGCCGGAGCCTGTGGGAACAGTTTGATTATCCCTCAAATACAATGCTTCCCTTTATGAAAATTGGGCTGAACCGGCGATCCGGGCTGAACCGGTTCCTAACTTCTTGGAAGTCCCAAGATGATCCGGGAACCGGGAATTTCTCATATAGGATTGATCCGGATGGGTTTCCGCAGCTGTTTTTGTACAGCGGTCAAGTTCCTCGATGGCGGGCCGGATCTTGGATCGGACACAGATGGAGTGGTATCCCCGAAATGACTCGTAATTTCATCTTCAACACTAGTTTTGTGAACAATCAAGATGAGCTATCCATCATGACTGGCATTAAGGACGACTCAATCTTCTCAAGGATGGTGCTTGATGAATCGGGAATCATCGAACGGTCCAAGTGGCAAGATCAGGATCACCAATGGAACAAGTACTGGCATGCCCCGGCAGAACTATGTGACGACTATGGAAAGTGTGGTCCAAATAGCAACTGTGACCCTTACAATGCGGATGAGTTCGAGTGTACATGCCTACCTGGGTTTGAACCTAAGTTGCTCCGTGCATGGTACTTGAGAGATGGCTCGGATGGATGTGTGAGGAAAAAAGGAGCATCTGTGTGTAAAAACGGAGAAGGGTTCGTGAAGGTGTCATCAGTAAAGGCACCAGACTCATCTACTGCGCAGGTAAACTTGACCATGGGTCTGAAAGAATGTGAAAAGGAATGCATAAGGAATTGTTCTTGCATGGCATACTCGAGTGCAGGTGACCCGCAAGAAAGGAATGGATGCGTGACATGGTACGGGGACTTGATGGATACAAGGACATACACGAATGTCAATCAAGATTTATATGTTCGAGTTGATTCAATTGAATTAGGtaattcttccttctccttcgtTCAAATGTAAAATTGGTTTCATATATCATAGTAGAAGGTAAATTTTTAATCTATTGTTAGTCATTTTCTTAAGTACATGCTGTTAATTTTTTGCCATATATGTGGGTAGCTAAACATGCAAAGAATGGTTCTCTTAGCAAGAAGGGAAAGCTGGCAATTATGATAACATCTATTTTAGTGTTCTTTGTTGTGATCTCTATCGCATATTGGTCCACAAAGATGAAGAGAAAAGGTAAGTCACTATATGTCAACAGGTTGATTTACCAAGatgaaattttcagtttttattgTCGATCAATTTTGCTCAATTTGTACCTTATAGCACACTAAACTTAAATGCAAGAATTTCAAGCTGCTTTAAGAAAAACCAATAGTTAACTTGAAATTCTTGGTTTCTTTAATTGTTGACAGGTACGGAAAGACAaaatctattttcatttggtgTGATCACACCTTCAGTCTACTTGGAAGATTTTTCTAGTAAAACAGATCCCGATGATAGCAGATTAAAGTCGGATATACCTTTCTTTGATCGAAGCACCATATCTGCAACCACAAACAATTTCTCTTATTCAAACAGGCTTGGAGAAGGCGGATTCGGCCCCGTTTATAAGGTAGTTGTCCTCAATTAGTGTCTCAATCAACTCCAAC is a window from the Rosa chinensis cultivar Old Blush chromosome 2, RchiOBHm-V2, whole genome shotgun sequence genome containing:
- the LOC112184151 gene encoding G-type lectin S-receptor-like serine/threonine-protein kinase At1g11410 isoform X3, with the protein product MAKLLDTGNFVLFENGRSLWEQFDYPSNTMLPFMKIGLNRRSGLNRFLTSWKSQDDPGTGNFSYRIDPDGFPQLFLYSGQVPRWRAGSWIGHRWSGIPEMTRNFIFNTSFVNNQDELSIMTGIKDDSIFSRMVLDESGIIERSKWQDQDHQWNKYWHAPAELCDDYGKCGPNSNCDPYNADEFECTCLPGFEPKLLRAWYLRDGSDGCVRKKGASVCKNGEGFVKVSSVKAPDSSTAQVNLTMGLKECEKECIRNCSCMAYSSAGDPQERNGCVTWYGDLMDTRTYTNVNQDLYVRVDSIELGTERQNLFSFGVITPSVYLEDFSSKTDPDDSRLKSDIPFFDRSTISATTNNFSYSNRLGEGGFGPVYKGVLSSGTEIAVKRLSKNSGQGNEEFKNEVVLIAKLQHRNLVRILGYCIQDKEKMLIYEYMPNKSLDSFIFNEMKRTSLDWTRRLEIIFGIARGILYLHQDSRLRIIHRDLKASNILLDYDMNPKIADFGVARIFEANQIEANTNRVVGTYGYMSPEYAMKGLFSVKSDVYSFGVLLLEIVIGRKNTDYYCDNPDSNLVGHVWELWNEGRALEIIDTSLGESYPISEVQRCIQIALLCVQEYANDRPTMSKNLSVLGNDSALPSPRIPGFLLNRSNYTSGDPSASTGDANSINYVT
- the LOC112184151 gene encoding G-type lectin S-receptor-like serine/threonine-protein kinase At1g11410 isoform X1, whose protein sequence is MAKLLDTGNFVLFENGRSLWEQFDYPSNTMLPFMKIGLNRRSGLNRFLTSWKSQDDPGTGNFSYRIDPDGFPQLFLYSGQVPRWRAGSWIGHRWSGIPEMTRNFIFNTSFVNNQDELSIMTGIKDDSIFSRMVLDESGIIERSKWQDQDHQWNKYWHAPAELCDDYGKCGPNSNCDPYNADEFECTCLPGFEPKLLRAWYLRDGSDGCVRKKGASVCKNGEGFVKVSSVKAPDSSTAQVNLTMGLKECEKECIRNCSCMAYSSAGDPQERNGCVTWYGDLMDTRTYTNVNQDLYVRVDSIELAKHAKNGSLSKKGKLAIMITSILVFFVVISIAYWSTKMKRKGTERQNLFSFGVITPSVYLEDFSSKTDPDDSRLKSDIPFFDRSTISATTNNFSYSNRLGEGGFGPVYKGVLSSGTEIAVKRLSKNSGQGNEEFKNEVVLIAKLQHRNLVRILGYCIQDKEKMLIYEYMPNKSLDSFIFNEMKRTSLDWTRRLEIIFGIARGILYLHQDSRLRIIHRDLKASNILLDYDMNPKIADFGVARIFEANQIEANTNRVVGTYGYMSPEYAMKGLFSVKSDVYSFGVLLLEIVIGRKNTDYYCDNPDSNLVGHVWELWNEGRALEIIDTSLGESYPISEVQRCIQIALLCVQEYANDRPTMSKNLSVLGNDSALPSPRIPGFLLNRSNYTSGDPSASTGDANSINYVT
- the LOC112184151 gene encoding G-type lectin S-receptor-like serine/threonine-protein kinase At1g11410 isoform X2, with amino-acid sequence MAKLLDTGNFVLFENGRSLWEQFDYPSNTMLPFMKIGLNRRSGLNRFLTSWKSQDDPGTGNFSYRIDPDGFPQLFLYSGQVPRWRAGSWIGHRWSGIPEMTRNFIFNTSFVNNQDELSIMTGIKDDSIFSRMVLDESGIIERSKWQDQDHQWNKYWHAPAELCDDYGKCGPNSNCDPYNADEFECTCLPGFEPKLLRAWYLRDGSDGCVRKKGASVCKNGEGFVKVSSVKAPDSSTAQVNLTMGLKECEKECIRNCSCMAYSSAGDPQERNGCVTWYGDLMDTRTYTNVNQDLYVRVDSIELAKHAKNGSLSKKGKLAIMITSILVFFVVISIAYWSTKMKRKDPDDSRLKSDIPFFDRSTISATTNNFSYSNRLGEGGFGPVYKGVLSSGTEIAVKRLSKNSGQGNEEFKNEVVLIAKLQHRNLVRILGYCIQDKEKMLIYEYMPNKSLDSFIFNEMKRTSLDWTRRLEIIFGIARGILYLHQDSRLRIIHRDLKASNILLDYDMNPKIADFGVARIFEANQIEANTNRVVGTYGYMSPEYAMKGLFSVKSDVYSFGVLLLEIVIGRKNTDYYCDNPDSNLVGHVWELWNEGRALEIIDTSLGESYPISEVQRCIQIALLCVQEYANDRPTMSKNLSVLGNDSALPSPRIPGFLLNRSNYTSGDPSASTGDANSINYVT